One window of the Macaca thibetana thibetana isolate TM-01 chromosome 1, ASM2454274v1, whole genome shotgun sequence genome contains the following:
- the NPPA gene encoding natriuretic peptides A isoform X3, whose protein sequence is MYNAVSNADLMDFKNLLDHLEEKMPLEDEVVPPQVLREQNEEAGAALSPLPEVPPWTGDVSPAQRDGGALGQGPWDSSDRSALLKSKLRALLTAPRSLRRSSCFGGRMDRIGAQSGLGCNSFRYRR, encoded by the exons ATGTACAATGCCGTGTCCAACGCAGACCTGATGGATTTCAAG aATTTGCTGGACCATTTGGAAGAAAAGATGCCTTTAGAAGATGAGGTCGTGCCCCCACAAGTGCTCAGAGAGCAGAATGAAGAAGCGGGGGCTGCTCTCAGCCCCCTCCCTGAGGTGCCTCCCTGGACCGGGGATGTCAGCCCAGCCCAGAGAGATGGGGGTGCCCTCGGGCAGGGCCCCTGGGACTCCTCCGATCGATCTGCCCTCTTAAAAAGCAAGTTGAGGGCGCTGCTCACTGCCCCTCGGAGCCTGCGGAGATCCAGTTGCTTCGGGGGCAGGATGGACAGGATTGGAGCCCAGAGCGGACTGGGCTGTAACAGCTTCCGG TACCGAAGATAA
- the NPPA gene encoding natriuretic peptides A isoform X2 has translation MVLPGQTRANPMYNAVSNADLMDFKNLLDHLEEKMPLEDEVVPPQVLREQNEEAGAALSPLPEVPPWTGDVSPAQRDGGALGQGPWDSSDRSALLKSKLRALLTAPRSLRRSSCFGGRMDRIGAQSGLGCNSFRYRR, from the exons ATGGTG CTCCCAGGTCAGACCAGAGCTAATCCCATGTACAATGCCGTGTCCAACGCAGACCTGATGGATTTCAAG aATTTGCTGGACCATTTGGAAGAAAAGATGCCTTTAGAAGATGAGGTCGTGCCCCCACAAGTGCTCAGAGAGCAGAATGAAGAAGCGGGGGCTGCTCTCAGCCCCCTCCCTGAGGTGCCTCCCTGGACCGGGGATGTCAGCCCAGCCCAGAGAGATGGGGGTGCCCTCGGGCAGGGCCCCTGGGACTCCTCCGATCGATCTGCCCTCTTAAAAAGCAAGTTGAGGGCGCTGCTCACTGCCCCTCGGAGCCTGCGGAGATCCAGTTGCTTCGGGGGCAGGATGGACAGGATTGGAGCCCAGAGCGGACTGGGCTGTAACAGCTTCCGG TACCGAAGATAA
- the NPPA gene encoding natriuretic peptides A isoform X1, whose amino-acid sequence MSSFSTISVSFLLFLAFQLPGQTRANPMYNAVSNADLMDFKNLLDHLEEKMPLEDEVVPPQVLREQNEEAGAALSPLPEVPPWTGDVSPAQRDGGALGQGPWDSSDRSALLKSKLRALLTAPRSLRRSSCFGGRMDRIGAQSGLGCNSFRYRR is encoded by the exons ATGAGCTCCTTCTCCACCATCAGTGTGAGCTTCCTCCTTTTTCTGGCATTCCAGCTCCCAGGTCAGACCAGAGCTAATCCCATGTACAATGCCGTGTCCAACGCAGACCTGATGGATTTCAAG aATTTGCTGGACCATTTGGAAGAAAAGATGCCTTTAGAAGATGAGGTCGTGCCCCCACAAGTGCTCAGAGAGCAGAATGAAGAAGCGGGGGCTGCTCTCAGCCCCCTCCCTGAGGTGCCTCCCTGGACCGGGGATGTCAGCCCAGCCCAGAGAGATGGGGGTGCCCTCGGGCAGGGCCCCTGGGACTCCTCCGATCGATCTGCCCTCTTAAAAAGCAAGTTGAGGGCGCTGCTCACTGCCCCTCGGAGCCTGCGGAGATCCAGTTGCTTCGGGGGCAGGATGGACAGGATTGGAGCCCAGAGCGGACTGGGCTGTAACAGCTTCCGG TACCGAAGATAA
- the CLCN6 gene encoding H(+)/Cl(-) exchange transporter 6, which produces MAGCRGSLCCCCRWCCCCGERETRTPEELTILGETQEEEDEILPRKDYESLDYDRCINDPYLEVLETMDNKKGRRYEAVKWMVVFAIGVCTGLVGLFVDFFVRLFTQLKFGVVQSSVEECSQKGCLALSLLELLGFNLTFVFLASLLVLIEPVAAGSGIPEVKCYLNGVKVPGIIRLRTLLCKVLGVLFSVAGGLFVGKEGPMIHSGSVVGAGLPQFQSISLRKIQFNFPYFRSDRDKRDFVSAGAAAGVAAAFGAPIGGTLFSLEEGSSFWNQGLTWKVLFCSMSATFTLNFFRSGIQFGSWGSFQLPGLLNFGEFKCSDSDKKCHLWTAMDLGFFVVMGVIGGLLGATFNCLNKRLAKYRMRNVHPKPKLVRVLESLLVSLVTTVVVFVASMVLGECRQMSSSSQIGNDSFQLQVTEDVNSSIKTFFCPNDTYNDMATLFFNPQESAILQLFHQDGTFSPVTLALFFILYFLLACWTYGVSVPSGLFVPSLLCGAAFGRLVANVLKSYIGLGHIYSGTFALIGAAAFLGGVVRMTISLTVILIESTNEITYGLPIMVTLMVAKWTGDFFNKGIYDIHVGLRGVPLLEWETEVEMDKLRASDIMEPNLTYVYPHTRIQSLVSILRTTVHHAFPVVTENRGNEKEFMKGNQLISNNIKFKKSSILTRAGEQRKRSQSMKSYPSSELRNMCDEHIASEEPAEKEDLLQQMLERRYTPYPNLYPDQSPSEDWTMEERFRPLTFHGLILRSQLVTLLVRGVCYSESQSSASQPRLSYAEMAEDYPRYPDIHDLDLTLLNPRMIVDVTPYMNPSPFTVSPNTHVSQVFNLFRTMGLRHLPVVNAVGEIVGIVTRHNLTSEFLQARLRQHYQTI; this is translated from the exons AGTTTGGATTATGATCGCTGTATCAATGACCCTTACCTGGAAGTTTTGGAGACCATGGATAATAAG AAAGGTCGAAGGTATGAGGCAGTGAAGTGGATGGTGGTGTTTGCCATTGGAGTCTGCACTGGCCTG GTGGGTCTCTTTGTGGACTTTTTTGTGCGACTCTTCACCCAACTCAAGTTCGGAGTGGTACAGTCAT CGGTGGAGGAATGTAGCCAGAAAGGCTGCCTCGCTCTGTCtctccttgaactcctgggttttaACCTCACCTTTGTCTTCCTGGCAAGCCTCCTTGTTCTCATTGAG CCCGTGGCAGCAGGTTCTGGGATACCCGAGGTCAAATGCTATCTGAATGGTGTGAAGGTGCCAGGAATCATCCGTCTCCGGACCCTGCTCTGCAAGGTCCTTGGAGTGCTGTTCAGTGTGGCTGGAG GGCTCTTTGTGGGGAAGGAAGGTCCCATGATCCACAGTGGTTCAGTGGTGGGAGCTGGCCTCCCTCAG TTTCAGAGCATCTCCTTACGGAAGATCCAGTTTAACTTCCCCTATTTCCGAAGCGACAG agACAAGAGAGACTTTGTATCAGCAGGAGCGGCTGCTGGAGTTGCTGCAGCTTTCGGGGCCCCAATCGGGGGTACCTTGTTCAGTCTAGAGGAGGGTTCGTCCTTCTGGAACCAAGGGCTCACATGGAAAGTG CTCTTTTGTTCCATGTCTGCCACCTTCACCCTCAACTTCTTCCGTTCTGGGATTCAGTTTGGAAGCTGGGGTTCCTTCCAGCTCCCTGGATTGCTGAACTTTGGCGAGTTTAAG TGCTCTGACTCTGATAAAAAATGTCATCTCTGGACAGCTATGGATTTGGGTTTCTTCGTCGTGATGGGGGTCATTGGGGGCCTCCTGGGAGCCACATTCAACTGTCTGAACAAGAGGCTTGCAAAGTACCGTATGCGAAACGTGCACCCGAAACCTAAGCTCGTCAG AGTCTTAGAGAGCCTCCTGGTGTCTCTGGTAACCACCGTGGTGGTGTTTGTGGCCTCGATGGTGTTGGGAGAATGCCGACAGATGTCCTCTTCGAGTCAAATCGGTAATGACTCATTCCAGCTCCAG GTCACAGAAGATGTGAATTCAAGTATCAAGACATTTTTTTGTCCCAATGATACCTACAATGACATGGCCACACTCTTCTTCAACCCTCAGGAGTCTGCCATCCTCCAGCTCTTCCACCAGGACG GCACTTTCAGCCCCGTCACTCTGGCCTTGTTCTTCATTCTCTATTTCTTGCTTGCATGTTGGACTTACGGCGTTTCTGTTCCAAGTGGCCTTTTTGTGCCTTCTCTACTGTGTGGAGCTGCTTTTGGACGTTTAGTTGCCAATGTCCTAAAAag CTACATTGGATTGGGCCACATCTATTCGGGGACCTTTGCCCTGATTGGTGCAGCGGCTTTCTTGGGCGGGGTGGTCCGCATGACCATCAGTCTCACGGTCATCCTGATCGAGTCCACGAACGAGATCACCTACGGGCTTCCCATCATGGTCACACTGATG GTGGCCAAATGGACAGGGGACTTTTTCAATAAGGGCATTTATGATATCCACGTGGGCCTGCGAGGCGTGCCGCTTTTGgaatgggagacagaggtggaaaTGGACAA GCTGAGAGCCAGCGACATCATGGAGCCCAACCTGACCTACGTCTACCCGCACACCCGCATCCAGTCTCTGGTGAGCATCCTGCGCACCACAGTCCACCACGCCTTCCCGGTGGTCACAGAGAACCGCGGCAACGAGAAGGAGTTCATGAAGGGCAACCAGCTCATCAGCAACAATATCAAGTTCAAG AAATCCAGCATCCTCACCCGGGCCGGCGAGCAGCGCAAACGGAGCCAGTCCATGAAGTCCTACCCCTCCAGCGAGCTGCGGAACATGTGTGATGAGCACATCGCCTCTGAGGAGCCGGCGGAGAAGGAGGACCTCCtgcagcagatgctggagaggag ATACACTCCCTACCCCAACCTATACCCTGACCAGTCCCCGAGTGAAGACTGGACCATGGAGGAGCGCTTCCGCCCTCTGACCTTCCACGGCCTGATCCTTCGGTCGCAGCTTGTCACCCTGCTTGTCCGAGGAGTTTGTTACTCTGAAAGCCAGTCG AGCGCCAGCCAGCCACGCCTCTCCTACGCCGAGATGGCCGAGGACTACCCGCGGTACCCTGACATCCACGACCTGGATCTGACGCTGCTCAACCCGCGCATGATCGTG GATGTCACCCCATACATGAACCCTTCGCCTTTCACCGTCTCGCCCAACACCCACGTCTCCCAAGTCTTCAACCTGTTCAGAACGATGGGCCTGCGCCACCTGCCCGTGGTGAATGCTGTGGGAGAG ATCGTCGGGATCGTCACACGGCACAACCTGACCTCTGAATTTCTGCAGGCCCGGCTGAGGCAGCACTACCAGACCATCTGA